One window of Vidua chalybeata isolate OUT-0048 chromosome 14, bVidCha1 merged haplotype, whole genome shotgun sequence genomic DNA carries:
- the F9 gene encoding coagulation factor IX — translation MANAPLILSMCLLGACLAAENTVFMGSQEASSVLQRQRRANSNRLEEVIPGNLERECIEEKCSYEEAREVFENEERTMQFWQTYVDGDQCNPNPCKNGAVCKDEINSYVCWCPAGYEGKNCEIDFTCAIKNGGCKHFCSHQPPQRVVCSCAAGYKLHEDGKSCEPTVPYPCGRITAPEAKRKLTRSMNTFEHWNITGDDPDDGPGEVQDNATESSAAASTRITPVLRTGTRVVGGSDSMKGEVPWQVLLVNSEGLGFCGASIINEKWVVTAAHCLKPGYTHNLTAVAGEHDVRSDDHTEQLRKVVTLLPHPTYNASINEYHNDIALLELDRPLTFNSYVTPICLGSREFTNALLKQGVGTVSGWGKVLFRGRKATTLQVLKVPFVDRPTCLKSTSTTILQNMFCAGFPSGGRDTCEGDSGGPYTTEIEGTWFLTGITSWGEECALPGKYGIYTRVSKYVKWIKQTTRLP, via the exons ATGGCAAATGCCCCCCTCATACTCTCCATGTGTCTTCTGGGAGCTTGCCTTGCTGCTGAAAACACAG TGTTCATGGGGAGCCAAGAGGCCAGCTCGGTGCTGCAGAGGCAAAGGCGAGCCAACTCCAACAGGCTGGAGGAGGTCATTCCCGGGAACCTCGAGAGGGAGTGCATAGAAGAAAAGTGCAGCTATGAGGAAGCCCGAGAAGTGTTTGAAAACGAAGAGAGAACG atgCAGTTTTGGCAAACATACGTTG ATGGGGATCAGTGCAACCCCAACCCATGCAAGAACGGAGCCGTTTGCAAGGATGAAATCAATTCCTACGTGTGCTGGTGCCCGGCTGGCTACGAGGGCAAGAACTGTGAGATAG acTTCACGTGTGCTATCAAAAACGGAGGCTGCAAGCACTTCTGCAGTCATCAGCCCCCACAGAGGGTTGtgtgctcctgtgctgctggctaTAAACTGCATGAAGATGGGAAGTCCTGCGAACCTAcag TGCCATATCCCTGCGGGAGGATCACGGCTCCTGAAGCCAAGAGGAAGCTGACCCGGTCCATGAACACCTTTGAGCACTGGAACATCACGGGTGATGACCCTGACGATGGCCCTGGGGAGGTGCAGGACAACGCCACGGAAAGCAgcgctgctgccagcaccaggaTCACACCTGTGCTCAGGACGGGCACGCGCGTTGTCGGCGGCTCAGACAGCATGAAGGGAGAGGTGCCCTGGCAG GTTCTGCTGGTGAACAGCGAAGGCTTGGGCTTCTGCGGCGCATCCATCATCAACGAGAAGTGggtggtgacagcagcacactGCCTGAAGCCGGGCTACACCCACAACCTCACTGCTGTGGCAG GTGAACACGACGTCAGGAGCGACGACCACACGGAGCAGCTGCGCAAGGTGGTGACGCTGCTGCCCCACCCCACGTACAACGCCTCCATCAACGAGTACCACAACGACATCGCCCTCCTGGAGCTGGACCGGCCCCTCACCTTCAACAGCTACGTCACCCCCATCTGCCTGGGCAGCCGCGAGTTCACCAACGCGCTGCTGAAGCAGGGCGTGGGCACGGTCAGCGGCTGGGGCAAAGTGCTGTTCCGCGGCCGCAAGGCCACCACCCTGCAGGTCCTCAAGGTGCCCTTTGTGGACCGGCCCACCTGCCTCAAGAGCACCTCCACCACCATCCTGCAGAACATGTTCTGCGCAGGCTTCCCGTCcgggggcagggacacctgcgagggggacagcggggggcCCTACACCACGGAGATTGAGGGCACCTGGTTCCTCACGGGGATCACCAGCTGGGGAGAGGAGTGTGCCCTGCCCGGCAAATACGGCATCTACACCAGGGTCTCCAAGTACGTGAAGTGGATCAAGCAAACCACGAGGCTCCCCTGA